One genomic segment of Fischerella sp. PCC 9605 includes these proteins:
- the ligA gene encoding NAD-dependent DNA ligase LigA → MEPIKSEVKQRVLELRQLLQQASYAYYVLDSPIMEDAVYDQLYRELQDLETQYPELVTPDSPTQRVGEKPATQFTSVRHNIPLYSLENAFNIDELQAWDQRWRRQLSPQTEVEYVCELKIDGNALALTYENGVLTRGATRGDGVIGEDITQNVRTIRSIPLRLNVETLHATSLAERVEVRGEAFLPLDVFKQMNEERQKAGESLFANPRNAAAGTLRQLDSRIVARRRLDFFAYTLHIPGMDDASIANTQWEALELLQKLSFRVNPNKRLCASLQEVAEYYQHWDTERLNLPYMTDGVVVKLNSFKLQEQLGFTQKFPRWAVALKYAAEEAPTRVENIAVNVGRTGALTPLAEMRPVQLAGTTVSRATLHNADRIAQLDIRIGDTVIVRKAGEIIPEVVRVLKELRPPDTQPFVMPTHCPVCGQPVVREMGEAVTRCVNASCPAILKGAIEHWVSRDALDIRGIGEKLVHQLVDKELVHSVADLYDLTADKLYGLERMGKKSAEKLVDAIAQSKNQPWSRVLYGLGIRHVGSVNAQLLTEKFKNVEQLAAARVSDIEGIYGIGAEIAESVYQWFRISANQALIERLQAAGLQLASTEETPVVSDRNQKLAGKTFVITGTLPTLKRDEAKALIIKAGGKITESVSKKTDYLVVGEDAGSKLEKAQSLGIMQLSETQLLEILQG, encoded by the coding sequence GTGGAACCGATAAAATCGGAAGTAAAACAGCGAGTTCTGGAACTGCGACAATTACTACAACAGGCTAGTTATGCTTATTACGTCCTCGATTCTCCAATTATGGAAGATGCTGTTTACGATCAGCTGTATCGAGAATTGCAAGACTTGGAAACCCAGTATCCAGAATTGGTAACACCGGATAGCCCTACTCAGCGGGTGGGTGAAAAGCCTGCAACACAGTTTACTTCGGTGCGCCACAATATCCCACTGTATAGTTTAGAAAATGCGTTTAACATAGACGAATTGCAGGCTTGGGATCAGCGCTGGCGGCGACAACTATCCCCACAAACAGAAGTAGAGTATGTCTGCGAATTAAAAATTGATGGAAATGCTTTAGCTTTGACTTATGAAAATGGTGTTCTCACCCGAGGTGCTACTAGGGGTGATGGCGTGATAGGTGAAGACATCACCCAAAATGTGAGAACAATTCGTTCAATCCCCTTGCGTTTGAATGTAGAGACGTTGCATGCAACGTCTCTAGCAGAAAGGGTGGAGGTGCGAGGCGAGGCATTTTTACCTCTAGATGTGTTTAAGCAAATGAATGAAGAAAGGCAAAAAGCGGGCGAGTCGTTATTTGCCAATCCTCGCAACGCCGCGGCTGGTACACTCAGACAGCTAGACTCTCGAATTGTGGCGCGAAGGAGACTAGATTTTTTTGCCTATACGCTGCACATTCCCGGTATGGACGATGCGAGTATCGCCAATACCCAGTGGGAAGCCCTGGAATTACTACAGAAGTTGAGTTTTCGCGTTAATCCCAACAAGCGTCTGTGTGCTTCTTTACAGGAAGTGGCTGAATATTATCAGCATTGGGATACGGAAAGGCTGAATTTACCCTATATGACCGATGGGGTAGTGGTGAAGCTAAATTCCTTTAAACTGCAAGAACAGCTGGGATTTACGCAAAAGTTTCCCCGTTGGGCAGTAGCCCTCAAGTATGCGGCAGAAGAAGCACCCACTCGTGTAGAAAATATCGCGGTGAATGTGGGACGAACAGGGGCGCTGACTCCCTTAGCAGAAATGCGCCCCGTCCAACTAGCAGGAACTACAGTTTCCCGCGCTACTTTACACAACGCCGATCGCATTGCTCAATTAGATATCCGCATCGGCGATACTGTGATTGTCCGCAAAGCTGGGGAAATTATCCCAGAAGTTGTGCGCGTTCTCAAAGAACTGCGTCCCCCAGATACACAACCTTTTGTTATGCCCACTCACTGCCCGGTATGCGGTCAACCCGTAGTGCGGGAAATGGGTGAAGCGGTGACTCGCTGCGTCAATGCTTCCTGTCCGGCTATTCTCAAAGGGGCAATCGAACATTGGGTAAGCCGTGATGCCTTAGATATTCGCGGTATCGGCGAAAAACTCGTGCATCAACTCGTAGATAAAGAGTTAGTGCATTCTGTTGCCGATTTATATGATTTGACAGCCGACAAGTTGTATGGATTGGAACGCATGGGGAAAAAGTCGGCTGAGAAATTAGTGGATGCGATCGCCCAATCAAAAAATCAACCTTGGTCAAGGGTATTGTATGGTTTGGGCATCCGTCACGTTGGTAGTGTCAATGCCCAATTGCTAACAGAAAAGTTTAAGAACGTCGAACAGTTGGCAGCAGCACGAGTTTCAGACATTGAAGGTATTTACGGTATCGGTGCGGAAATTGCTGAGTCTGTGTACCAGTGGTTTCGCATTAGCGCCAATCAAGCTTTGATTGAACGCTTGCAAGCAGCTGGGTTGCAACTTGCCTCTACAGAGGAAACGCCAGTAGTAAGCGATCGCAATCAAAAATTGGCGGGTAAGACCTTTGTGATTACTGGTACATTACCAACCTTGAAACGGGATGAAGCAAAGGCATTAATTATAAAAGCTGGTGGAAAAATTACTGAATCTGTAAGTAAAAAAACAGACTATTTAGTTGTGGGAGAAGATGCAGGCTCTAAGTTGGAGAAAGCGCAATCATTGGGAATTATGCAGTTGAGTGAGACGCAGTTATTGGAGATTTTGCAAGGGTAA